The DNA segment GGACTGGTATGAGGCTAGATGAAATAGACCGGTTGATTAAGGAGAAGACGAAGTATTGGGAAGAACGAATTAAGGACAGGGACCTCTTCGAAGTAGTGGATGAGGTTTTTGACAGCTTTACCCTGATGACTATTATCGAACTACACAGGAGGGGCGTGCTTAGGAAAATAAATGGAGTTATAAGCTCAGGCAAGGAGTCTCGGGTATACTTAGGCTACGATAAGTTAGGTAACACCGTAGCCATTAAGATATTCCTAACTACTACGGCGGAGTTTAGAAAAAGCATACGCAAGTACATCATAGGTGATCCCAGGTTCGAACAACTAAAGTCCAGGAGCTTGAGGTCTTTAATACTTGCCTGGGCCCGTAAAGAGTATAGAAACCTCACGAGAATGCACGAAGCGGGCGTCAAGGTCCCAAAACCCATAGCCTGCCTAAACAACGTCCTCGTGATGGAGTTTCTCGGAGAGAACCGTGTACGCTACCCGTTACTTATAGAAGTCTTCAAGGAGCTTACAGAAGAAGAACTGTACTCGATATATAAGCTGGTCGTGGCGGAGGTGGAAAAAATAACTTGCAGTGCAAAGCTGGTACACGGCGATCTTTCGGAGTACAACATTATGGTGAAACCCAACCTGGACATAGCGATAATCGACGTGAGCCAGGCAATCGACATAAATCACCCTAGTGCGTTTGAATTCCTAAAACGAGACGTGGAGAACATTTATAGGTTTTTTACCAAAGAAGCTAAACTTGAAGTTGGGGATTTACAGGCAATCCTAAACAAGGTGATTCCGTGTCTGGAGAGGAAAAAGGCCGCTTAATAATGGGTGTAACAAGAATCTATGA comes from the Desulfurococcaceae archaeon genome and includes:
- a CDS encoding serine protein kinase RIO translates to MRLDEIDRLIKEKTKYWEERIKDRDLFEVVDEVFDSFTLMTIIELHRRGVLRKINGVISSGKESRVYLGYDKLGNTVAIKIFLTTTAEFRKSIRKYIIGDPRFEQLKSRSLRSLILAWARKEYRNLTRMHEAGVKVPKPIACLNNVLVMEFLGENRVRYPLLIEVFKELTEEELYSIYKLVVAEVEKITCSAKLVHGDLSEYNIMVKPNLDIAIIDVSQAIDINHPSAFEFLKRDVENIYRFFTKEAKLEVGDLQAILNKVIPCLERKKAA